One genomic region from Sphingobacterium sp. UGAL515B_05 encodes:
- a CDS encoding glycoside hydrolase family 130 protein — MHRPVQVERKDIYFKPDKKRVLARFFSLGDDRTIKVIKRILSLNEAQRKEVFGQVLRSYTKRHRSIVHIFERNFDRVSHLLEKIPFSKDKLSHIDKLLIGSYFTMEYSIESAALFNPSIIEHPDQTELFRGEKRVILSFRATGEGHVSSIVFRSGTLDVDNNIHIDYVGSLLDKPMQVKNHRYHKESFLKKMNELHAEPTEVKSKLEEKLTETFTYEELKRYIDEVRKDSDENLENVTFLQQALWLASSHYEMTFSLDTSISERVIFPIADTEKRGIEDARFVQFKNEKGENTYYATYTAYDGFSILPKLLTTKDFYHFKVKPIYGEIANKGAALFPRKINGRYAMLCRIDGENNYIAYSNNINIWQETAIRIQQPEYPYEFVQIGNCGSPIETQYGWLILTHAVGPMREYVLGAALLDLDNPHVEIGRLHSPLMTPNDEEREGYVPNVIYSCGAIVHNEHLILPYAMSDYASTYATIKLEDLLLAILNPDRYQ; from the coding sequence ATGCATAGACCAGTACAAGTTGAACGAAAGGATATTTATTTTAAACCTGATAAAAAGAGAGTGCTAGCACGTTTTTTTTCGTTGGGAGATGATCGCACGATAAAAGTTATTAAACGCATTTTATCCCTTAACGAGGCGCAACGAAAAGAAGTTTTTGGACAGGTCTTACGAAGTTATACGAAAAGACATCGCAGCATTGTCCATATCTTTGAACGGAACTTTGACCGGGTTAGCCACCTATTGGAGAAGATTCCATTTTCAAAAGATAAGCTAAGTCATATCGACAAGCTGCTGATCGGCTCTTATTTCACGATGGAATATTCCATAGAATCGGCGGCATTGTTTAATCCTTCCATTATCGAACATCCGGATCAAACAGAATTATTTCGAGGTGAAAAACGTGTTATTTTGAGTTTCAGGGCTACAGGAGAAGGCCATGTCTCTTCGATCGTTTTTCGGTCCGGCACATTGGATGTCGACAACAATATACATATCGATTACGTCGGCAGTTTATTGGACAAACCTATGCAAGTCAAAAATCACCGTTATCACAAGGAGTCATTCTTAAAGAAGATGAATGAGCTACATGCCGAGCCAACGGAAGTCAAGTCCAAATTGGAGGAAAAACTAACGGAAACATTTACTTACGAAGAACTCAAACGGTACATCGATGAAGTTCGAAAGGATAGTGACGAAAATCTAGAGAATGTCACCTTTCTGCAACAGGCGCTCTGGCTCGCTTCCTCGCATTATGAAATGACCTTCTCCCTGGATACTTCCATTTCAGAACGCGTGATATTTCCAATTGCCGATACCGAAAAAAGGGGGATTGAAGATGCGCGTTTTGTTCAGTTCAAAAACGAAAAAGGGGAAAATACCTACTATGCAACTTACACTGCGTACGATGGATTCAGCATCCTCCCGAAATTACTCACCACAAAAGATTTTTACCACTTCAAAGTGAAACCTATTTATGGTGAAATTGCCAATAAGGGGGCGGCACTATTTCCACGTAAAATAAATGGACGTTATGCCATGCTCTGCCGGATTGATGGTGAGAACAACTACATCGCCTACTCCAATAATATCAATATATGGCAGGAAACGGCAATCCGGATTCAGCAGCCAGAATATCCGTATGAATTTGTTCAGATTGGCAATTGCGGTTCGCCGATAGAAACACAATACGGCTGGCTGATTTTAACCCATGCCGTTGGACCAATGCGTGAATATGTCCTAGGTGCAGCGCTTTTGGACTTGGACAACCCGCATGTCGAAATTGGACGTCTACACAGCCCACTGATGACACCCAATGACGAAGAGCGAGAAGGCTATGTACCAAATGTCATTTATTCCTGCGGAGCCATTGTACACAACGAACACCTGATTTTACCTTATGCGATGTCCGATTATGCATCAACTTATGCAACCATCAAGCTCGAAGATTTGTTGCTCGCTATCTTGAATCCTGATCGTTATCAATAA
- a CDS encoding dipeptidase has product MYEFEMPFLVDAHLDLSMNAMEWNRDLRLSITELNRREKGMDDKPDRAKATVTFDELRRGHIGLVVATQIARFVKPDSALPGWYSPEQAWAQTQGQLAWYKAMEADGQMKMICTKTDLDQHLALWSDGSDHADKPIGYLLSLEGADSIVDISYLETAYNYGLRAIGPAHYGPGRYANGTDSSGKLNEQGIRLLEEMERLGMILDATHLNDDAFWDAVQRYQGAIWASHNNCRKFVDHNRQFSDEMIKALVKKKAVIGVALDAWMMVPNWVRGVSDPKTSNCSMDIMANNIDHICQLAGNVDHVGVGSDLDGAFGREQCPYDLETIADIQKVFGILSKRGYNNTDLEKIASKNWLNFMRNALPES; this is encoded by the coding sequence ATGTACGAATTTGAAATGCCATTTTTGGTCGATGCACATTTGGATTTGAGTATGAACGCCATGGAATGGAATCGGGATCTTCGATTGTCGATTACCGAACTGAACCGTAGGGAAAAGGGAATGGATGACAAGCCCGATCGGGCTAAGGCAACCGTCACTTTTGACGAATTGCGTCGTGGTCATATTGGTTTGGTTGTTGCTACACAAATCGCCCGTTTCGTAAAACCCGATAGTGCTTTGCCAGGCTGGTACTCGCCGGAACAGGCATGGGCACAAACACAGGGGCAGCTTGCATGGTATAAAGCGATGGAAGCCGATGGACAAATGAAAATGATCTGTACAAAAACTGATTTGGACCAGCATTTGGCGCTCTGGTCGGATGGCAGCGATCATGCCGATAAGCCAATCGGATATCTGCTGAGTCTGGAAGGTGCCGATTCCATTGTTGATATCAGCTATCTCGAAACAGCCTATAACTATGGCTTAAGAGCGATTGGGCCAGCACATTACGGACCGGGTCGATATGCCAATGGAACAGACTCGTCGGGTAAGCTTAATGAGCAGGGAATAAGGTTATTGGAAGAAATGGAGCGATTGGGGATGATATTGGACGCGACACACCTGAATGATGATGCTTTTTGGGATGCTGTCCAACGCTATCAGGGTGCGATTTGGGCCAGCCATAATAACTGTCGCAAGTTTGTGGACCATAACAGGCAGTTCAGTGATGAAATGATCAAGGCTCTTGTAAAGAAAAAAGCAGTGATCGGGGTAGCGCTCGATGCTTGGATGATGGTACCGAATTGGGTACGCGGTGTATCCGATCCTAAAACAAGCAATTGCTCCATGGATATCATGGCCAACAATATTGATCATATTTGTCAATTGGCAGGAAATGTCGATCATGTTGGCGTGGGGAGCGACTTAGACGGCGCATTTGGCCGTGAGCAGTGTCCTTATGATCTGGAAACGATTGCTGATATCCAAAAAGTATTTGGCATCCTGTCAAAAAGAGGGTATAATAACACCGATCTTGAAAAGATTGCCAGCAAGAACTGGCTTAATTTTATGCGAAATGCATTGCCCGAATCATAA
- a CDS encoding ABC transporter ATP-binding protein, with protein sequence MKDLAYLNKYFYKYRWKLVPGVIFVIISNYFGVLPAKVIREAFDLVQENIYLYRLFDGFDRQELIYKVFGTSLLFFGFVVLLLSLLRGIFLFFMRQTIILTSRYIEYDLKNEIYNHYQDLNFGFFRKNNTGDLMSRATEDVNQVRNYLGPAIMYAINTVVLSIMVIYAMYSVNGRLATYALAPIPVLSVIILFVNKIINKRSLKIQKQLAKLSSFVQETFAGIRVIKTYTREQNKMQEFEKESTIYRNTALDLVKVQAVFFPLILLLIGLSTVITIYIGGIEVAKGTVTAGNIAEFIIYVNQLTFPAMSLAWVTSLVQRAAASQKRINEFLQTESPIVNGTATKELAGEIRVDGISFTYPETGIQAIKNISFQIPIGKTLAIIGKTGSGKSTLANLLLRMYDIDKGSIHYDSLEIKNLDFKSLRQQVGFVPQDVFLFSDTIANNIGFGLDHFTQEQVEQAAKDAAVYDNIIAFEDGFETAVGERGITLSGGQKQRVSIARALIKEPKVLIFDDCLSAVDTKTEETILRSLSRIMKGKTCIFIAHRISTIKNADHILVMDQGEIVEQGTHAELMEKRGEYFELHEKQLLESVEG encoded by the coding sequence ATGAAGGATCTCGCCTACTTAAATAAGTACTTTTATAAATACCGCTGGAAACTGGTTCCAGGGGTTATTTTTGTTATCATCTCCAACTATTTCGGGGTATTGCCGGCAAAGGTAATTCGCGAAGCATTTGATTTGGTACAGGAAAACATCTATCTATACCGTCTATTTGATGGTTTCGACAGACAGGAACTCATCTACAAGGTATTTGGCACCAGCCTCCTGTTTTTTGGTTTCGTCGTCCTCCTACTGTCGCTCTTGCGGGGCATATTTTTATTCTTTATGCGTCAGACGATTATTTTAACCTCGCGTTATATTGAATACGACCTCAAAAATGAGATCTATAATCACTACCAAGATTTAAACTTCGGTTTCTTTCGGAAGAACAATACCGGAGATCTCATGAGCCGAGCCACCGAAGATGTCAATCAGGTACGTAACTACTTAGGCCCCGCTATCATGTATGCGATCAATACGGTAGTTTTATCGATCATGGTCATCTATGCGATGTATAGCGTCAATGGACGCTTGGCTACCTATGCATTGGCGCCAATACCGGTCCTATCGGTTATTATTTTATTTGTCAACAAGATTATTAACAAGCGTAGCTTAAAAATACAGAAACAACTGGCGAAGCTTTCTTCTTTCGTGCAGGAAACTTTTGCAGGTATCCGCGTCATCAAGACCTATACCAGAGAACAAAATAAAATGCAGGAATTTGAGAAGGAAAGTACCATTTACCGCAACACGGCTCTTGATCTCGTCAAAGTACAGGCTGTTTTCTTTCCGCTTATTCTATTGCTTATTGGGCTCAGTACGGTAATCACCATTTATATCGGTGGAATTGAAGTTGCCAAAGGAACAGTGACTGCCGGAAACATCGCTGAGTTTATCATCTATGTCAACCAGTTGACTTTCCCGGCCATGTCTTTGGCTTGGGTTACCTCATTGGTACAACGTGCTGCGGCCTCGCAAAAACGCATCAACGAATTCCTTCAAACGGAATCTCCTATTGTTAACGGAACAGCTACCAAAGAACTCGCGGGTGAGATCAGGGTTGATGGAATCTCCTTTACCTATCCCGAAACAGGTATTCAGGCGATTAAAAATATATCGTTCCAAATTCCGATCGGCAAAACACTTGCTATTATCGGAAAAACAGGCTCCGGAAAATCAACGCTGGCCAACTTACTCCTTCGGATGTATGATATTGACAAAGGAAGTATTCATTATGATAGTCTAGAAATTAAAAACCTTGATTTCAAAAGCTTGCGCCAACAAGTTGGATTTGTCCCACAAGATGTTTTCCTATTTTCAGATACCATTGCCAATAATATAGGCTTTGGTTTAGACCACTTTACACAGGAACAAGTGGAACAGGCCGCCAAAGATGCCGCTGTATACGACAATATTATAGCTTTTGAAGATGGATTTGAAACTGCCGTTGGGGAACGTGGTATCACCCTCTCCGGTGGACAAAAACAACGGGTATCCATCGCACGCGCTTTAATTAAGGAACCCAAAGTATTGATTTTTGATGACTGTCTTTCCGCCGTGGATACAAAAACAGAAGAAACAATTCTACGTTCGCTAAGCCGCATCATGAAAGGCAAGACCTGTATTTTTATTGCCCATCGCATCTCGACGATCAAGAATGCAGACCATATATTGGTGATGGATCAAGGCGAAATTGTAGAACAGGGTACACATGCTGAATTGATGGAGAAAAGAGGTGAATATTTTGAACTCCATGAAAAGCAATTACTGGAAAGTGTCGAAGGATAA
- a CDS encoding MFS transporter: MKPVLRVQLSLMMFLEYFIKGAWFVTLGTYLIKSLNASGMEVANIFATQSLGAVFAPFFVGFVADRYFNAERVLSALHLIGAGLLYGMSQAPDATHFYPYVFVYFMAYMSSLSLSNGIAFRHIEDAKKYFPGVRVWGTIGWICSGLVISYLFRWDAPESIQAGALHNTFIMGAVCSVLLAFFSLALPKTPPQVKLRDEKFDFGKAIGLDALKLLKKRSFLIFFVTAIVICIPISFYYQNANPFLVNAGIPNPTAKMALGQFSEAICLLLIPFFFRRLGYKKMILLGIAAWALRYLFFAYGDGQERSFLLLSGILLHGICYDFMFVVGQIYTDRIAGEKYKASAQGLITIAMYGVGMLIGFWVAGAVSDYLKTAYAAQFWEYLWFIPAGISGFCLLLFALFFKEEKTMPDMKAS, encoded by the coding sequence ATGAAACCAGTATTACGCGTCCAATTGTCCCTGATGATGTTTTTAGAATATTTTATCAAAGGGGCCTGGTTTGTTACTTTGGGAACATACCTTATTAAATCGCTCAATGCCTCGGGTATGGAGGTCGCGAATATTTTTGCAACACAATCCCTTGGTGCTGTATTTGCTCCTTTTTTTGTGGGTTTTGTCGCCGACAGATACTTTAATGCCGAGCGGGTACTTTCAGCATTACATCTCATTGGAGCTGGACTACTTTACGGGATGTCGCAGGCACCGGATGCGACACATTTTTATCCCTATGTATTTGTCTATTTTATGGCTTACATGTCTTCGCTATCCTTATCCAATGGGATCGCATTCCGGCATATTGAAGACGCGAAGAAGTATTTTCCGGGGGTACGCGTGTGGGGAACGATCGGTTGGATCTGTTCGGGACTTGTGATCAGTTATTTGTTCCGTTGGGATGCTCCCGAATCGATACAGGCAGGTGCCTTGCATAATACCTTTATTATGGGCGCGGTTTGTTCGGTGTTACTGGCATTCTTTAGTTTGGCCCTGCCAAAAACTCCACCTCAGGTGAAACTCAGGGATGAAAAATTTGATTTTGGAAAGGCAATCGGTTTGGATGCATTGAAGCTTTTAAAAAAGCGGAGTTTTCTGATTTTTTTTGTAACAGCAATTGTCATTTGTATTCCCATTTCGTTCTATTATCAAAATGCGAACCCATTTTTGGTCAATGCCGGAATACCGAACCCCACAGCAAAAATGGCATTGGGGCAATTTTCCGAAGCCATTTGCTTGTTGTTGATTCCATTTTTCTTTAGACGCTTGGGGTATAAAAAGATGATTTTACTGGGCATTGCGGCCTGGGCACTTCGCTATTTGTTTTTTGCCTACGGCGACGGACAGGAACGGTCATTCTTATTGCTATCCGGAATTTTATTGCATGGCATCTGCTATGATTTTATGTTCGTAGTGGGGCAGATCTATACCGATCGAATTGCTGGTGAAAAATACAAGGCTTCTGCACAGGGGCTTATTACCATCGCGATGTATGGTGTAGGGATGCTGATCGGATTTTGGGTTGCCGGTGCTGTTTCAGATTACCTGAAAACAGCTTATGCTGCTCAATTTTGGGAATATCTTTGGTTTATTCCGGCAGGTATTTCTGGTTTTTGTCTTTTGCTATTTGCCCTATTTTTTAAAGAGGAGAAAACGATGCCGGATATGAAAGCCAGTTAA
- a CDS encoding RidA family protein, with product MYNADEQFEKLGLTLPPAPAPKGVYKPYVIDGKYLYLSGHGPVQDDATLIIGRIGSDISPEEGKLAARQVGLTMLSTIKTNLGSLNKIKRVIKVLGMVNCTSDFLYHPGVINGCSELFAAVWGEENGIGTRSAVGFGSLPDNIPVEIEALFELY from the coding sequence ATGTACAACGCAGATGAACAATTCGAAAAATTAGGTTTGACATTACCACCAGCACCGGCACCTAAAGGTGTCTATAAACCATACGTCATTGACGGCAAGTACCTGTATCTTTCTGGTCATGGTCCTGTACAAGATGATGCTACATTAATTATCGGTCGAATTGGAAGTGATATCAGTCCTGAAGAAGGCAAACTTGCGGCGAGACAAGTTGGTCTAACCATGTTGTCGACCATTAAAACCAACTTGGGCTCATTAAACAAAATCAAGCGTGTGATCAAGGTATTGGGTATGGTCAACTGTACCTCGGATTTTCTTTATCATCCAGGCGTAATTAACGGCTGTAGTGAGCTATTCGCTGCGGTTTGGGGAGAAGAGAATGGTATTGGAACACGTAGTGCAGTTGGATTTGGTTCTTTGCCCGATAATATTCCCGTAGAAATCGAAGCATTATTTGAGTTATACTAA
- a CDS encoding D-TA family PLP-dependent enzyme encodes METWCHIHDVDRVDSPALLVYPDRIVKNIDRALHIVHGRADRLRPHIKTNKCREVCQLMMDRGITKFKCATIAEAELLGVIGAKDVLLAYQPVGPKIDRFLNLVTAFPETHFACLVDHVDAAQEISKRSLSKGLLSAVYLDVNIGMGRTGVSLEGIERLVMDIHLLEGIQLVGVHGYDGHIHDKDYKLREKQSQHSYGILETAYLMAQVSTSKPLTKVIGGSPSFPFHAERSDVECSPGTFVFWDFGYAENYAEQDFMLAAVLLTRVVSIVDHKHLCLDLGYKSVACESPQPRVKFFDPRIGEIKMQSEEHLVVEVADSAQFNLGDALYAVPRHICPTVACYGELQVVNERQADQIWTVYARNKKINY; translated from the coding sequence ATGGAAACTTGGTGCCATATACATGATGTCGATCGGGTCGATTCGCCAGCTTTACTGGTCTACCCTGATCGCATTGTCAAGAACATAGATCGCGCTTTACATATTGTGCATGGGCGGGCTGATCGATTGCGGCCGCATATCAAAACGAACAAGTGTCGGGAAGTATGCCAACTGATGATGGATAGGGGGATTACAAAGTTTAAGTGTGCAACCATTGCAGAAGCTGAACTATTGGGTGTTATCGGTGCAAAAGATGTTTTGCTGGCATACCAGCCCGTAGGGCCAAAGATAGATCGTTTTTTGAATCTTGTAACCGCCTTTCCGGAGACACATTTTGCCTGTCTTGTGGATCATGTCGATGCAGCACAGGAGATTTCAAAGCGTAGTCTGTCGAAAGGCTTACTCAGCGCTGTTTATCTCGATGTTAATATTGGCATGGGCCGTACAGGAGTATCTTTAGAAGGGATTGAGCGTCTCGTTATGGATATCCATCTTTTGGAAGGTATTCAGTTGGTAGGTGTGCATGGTTATGACGGTCATATTCATGACAAGGATTATAAACTTCGCGAAAAGCAATCCCAACATTCATATGGTATACTCGAAACCGCCTACCTTATGGCGCAGGTGTCCACCTCTAAACCGTTGACTAAAGTTATTGGCGGTTCGCCAAGTTTCCCTTTTCATGCCGAACGCAGCGATGTAGAATGCAGTCCCGGAACGTTTGTGTTTTGGGATTTTGGCTATGCCGAAAATTACGCAGAACAGGATTTTATGCTTGCAGCGGTACTTCTGACGCGTGTCGTCTCGATTGTTGATCACAAGCACCTTTGTTTGGATCTGGGGTATAAATCAGTTGCATGTGAATCACCGCAACCCCGCGTCAAGTTTTTTGATCCGCGTATTGGCGAAATAAAAATGCAGAGTGAAGAACATTTGGTCGTTGAGGTAGCAGATAGTGCCCAGTTTAACTTAGGCGATGCCCTTTATGCCGTGCCAAGGCACATCTGCCCAACAGTAGCTTGTTATGGCGAACTTCAAGTTGTCAATGAACGGCAGGCAGATCAAATTTGGACTGTTTATGCGCGAAATAAAAAAATAAATTATTGA
- a CDS encoding aminoacyl-histidine dipeptidase, translating into MIENSLEPKAIWKNFSALNAVPRASKKEERVIAFMVDFGKSLGLETSVDEIGNVLIKKSATPGMEDRKTIVLQSHLDMVHQKNNDTVFDFDNEGIKMYVDGDWVKAEGTTLGADNGLGVATIMSILESSIIEHPAIEALFTIDEETGMTGALGLKGGVLSGEILLNLDTENDTEIDIGCAGGIDVTATQSYVAEPCPFDTLSFEITVKGLHGGHSGMDIHKGFANANKVMNRLLFGANAHYGLRIASLLGGSLRNAIPRESVAKVVIAKDKATDFVQNLTQLAQDIKLEFATKEPAMEIVVKQTDAAYATVVPVNVQENLINSVYAALNGVYRVSADFEDLVETSNNIAKVEVGGEKVSIKCLTRSSVETSKFDLAHSLKAAFELGGFTVNFSGNYPGWAPNPNSEILEVLKSIYTRQHGEAPEVVACHAGLECGILGTNYPEMDMISFGPTILGAHSPAERVSISSVQKFWSFVLEILKEIPKK; encoded by the coding sequence ATGATTGAAAATAGTTTAGAACCAAAAGCAATTTGGAAAAATTTCTCTGCATTGAATGCGGTCCCGAGAGCTTCTAAAAAAGAAGAGCGCGTGATCGCCTTTATGGTAGACTTTGGTAAATCCTTGGGTTTAGAAACAAGCGTTGATGAGATTGGCAACGTGCTCATCAAAAAATCCGCTACTCCGGGAATGGAGGACCGTAAAACGATTGTATTGCAGTCGCATTTGGATATGGTGCACCAAAAAAATAACGATACTGTTTTTGACTTCGATAATGAAGGTATTAAGATGTATGTTGATGGGGATTGGGTGAAAGCTGAGGGCACCACCTTGGGGGCAGATAATGGTCTTGGTGTTGCGACAATCATGTCGATTTTGGAATCATCCATTATTGAACACCCTGCTATCGAAGCCTTGTTTACCATTGATGAAGAGACAGGCATGACGGGAGCTTTAGGTTTAAAAGGCGGTGTGCTTTCGGGTGAAATCCTGTTGAATCTTGATACAGAGAATGATACTGAAATTGATATTGGTTGTGCTGGGGGCATTGATGTAACGGCAACGCAGTCCTACGTTGCAGAGCCTTGTCCTTTTGATACGTTATCTTTTGAAATTACCGTAAAAGGACTACATGGCGGGCATTCTGGTATGGACATTCATAAAGGTTTTGCCAATGCCAATAAAGTGATGAACCGTTTGCTCTTTGGCGCCAATGCACATTATGGATTGCGTATTGCCTCTTTGTTGGGCGGAAGTCTACGCAATGCCATTCCGAGAGAAAGTGTTGCAAAGGTGGTTATCGCGAAGGATAAAGCAACTGACTTTGTTCAGAATTTGACACAATTGGCTCAGGATATTAAATTGGAGTTTGCAACGAAAGAACCAGCTATGGAAATTGTCGTAAAGCAAACTGATGCTGCTTATGCAACAGTAGTTCCAGTAAACGTGCAGGAAAACCTGATCAACAGTGTTTATGCGGCCTTAAATGGTGTGTATCGTGTGAGCGCCGATTTTGAAGACTTGGTAGAAACCTCCAATAATATTGCTAAAGTAGAAGTAGGCGGGGAAAAGGTTTCCATCAAATGTCTAACCAGATCTTCTGTTGAAACGTCTAAATTTGATTTAGCCCATTCTTTAAAAGCCGCATTTGAACTAGGTGGTTTTACTGTCAATTTTTCGGGCAATTATCCAGGATGGGCACCTAATCCGAATTCTGAAATTTTAGAAGTGCTCAAATCAATTTATACAAGACAACATGGTGAAGCTCCAGAAGTCGTCGCTTGCCATGCCGGACTTGAGTGCGGTATCCTGGGAACAAACTATCCCGAAATGGATATGATTTCTTTTGGACCTACAATCTTGGGTGCACACTCGCCTGCAGAGCGTGTCTCCATTTCTTCGGTGCAGAAGTTTTGGAGTTTTGTGCTCGAAATTCTCAAAGAGATCCCTAAAAAATAA
- a CDS encoding gluconate:H+ symporter: MTILLIVISICLLILCITYFKINAFLAFLVVSLLSGLCLGIPPAQLVGTVEKGVAGVMGSLTLIIVLGAMLGKIVAESGAAEIIAEQMVRLMGERYLQWGLMLTGFIVGIPLFYGIGFVLLVPLIFSISYRYKLPTVYIGLPMLAALSVTHGFIPPHPSPVALVALFHADMGLTLIYGLLIAIPAIILGGPIFGRSLKNIRASQESIFREKDHSKSAQYLRPTVAVSLVVALLPVLLIVLFTLLPYCYHTSNIALQQGVKFIGNPTVVMVIAVSVATYLLGLKLGRSMANVMKIYESAVKDIAMILLIIAGSGIFKQVMEDSGVSLLLANTLQQLSISPLLLAWLITAVIRGCVGSATVAALTAAGVLLPIVTGGKVDPNLMVLAIGAGSLMFSHVNDAGFWLFKEYFGLSIKDTLFSWSIMEAIVSIVGLLAVLLLQLILY, translated from the coding sequence ATGACTATACTCCTCATTGTAATCAGCATTTGTTTGCTTATCCTTTGCATAACTTATTTTAAGATCAATGCCTTTCTCGCTTTTTTAGTTGTTTCCTTACTCAGCGGACTTTGTTTGGGTATTCCACCGGCACAGTTGGTGGGTACAGTTGAAAAAGGTGTTGCAGGCGTCATGGGAAGCCTAACTTTAATCATTGTTTTGGGCGCAATGTTGGGGAAAATTGTTGCTGAAAGTGGGGCCGCTGAGATAATTGCTGAGCAAATGGTCCGCCTGATGGGAGAGCGATACCTACAGTGGGGGCTTATGTTGACGGGTTTTATCGTTGGAATACCGCTATTTTATGGAATCGGATTTGTCTTATTAGTCCCCTTGATATTTTCGATTTCCTACCGCTATAAGTTGCCGACAGTATATATTGGATTACCGATGCTGGCAGCCCTGTCTGTGACACATGGCTTTATTCCGCCGCATCCTTCCCCGGTTGCATTAGTTGCCCTGTTTCACGCTGATATGGGACTGACACTTATCTATGGTCTTTTGATCGCCATACCCGCTATTATTTTGGGTGGGCCAATTTTTGGAAGAAGCCTCAAAAATATACGGGCAAGTCAGGAATCAATTTTCCGCGAGAAAGATCACTCGAAATCAGCGCAGTATCTGCGCCCCACAGTGGCCGTGAGTTTGGTTGTAGCCTTGCTGCCGGTATTGCTCATTGTCTTATTTACATTGCTTCCTTATTGCTATCATACAAGCAATATAGCGCTGCAGCAGGGAGTTAAGTTTATCGGCAACCCCACCGTTGTTATGGTTATTGCGGTCAGTGTAGCAACCTATTTATTAGGATTGAAATTGGGGCGATCGATGGCCAATGTGATGAAAATCTATGAATCTGCAGTGAAAGATATTGCCATGATCCTACTGATTATTGCTGGCTCGGGAATCTTTAAACAGGTGATGGAGGATAGTGGTGTGAGTCTATTATTGGCCAATACCCTGCAGCAGCTGTCGATTTCACCGCTACTATTGGCTTGGTTAATTACAGCTGTTATCAGAGGTTGTGTCGGCTCGGCCACAGTAGCCGCTCTAACGGCGGCTGGTGTGCTGCTACCGATTGTTACAGGGGGAAAAGTGGATCCCAACCTTATGGTGTTGGCGATAGGAGCCGGCAGTTTGATGTTTTCCCATGTTAATGATGCCGGATTTTGGCTATTTAAAGAGTACTTTGGACTTAGCATAAAGGATACCTTATTTTCCTGGTCCATCATGGAGGCGATTGTTTCCATTGTTGGGCTGCTTGCTGTTTTACTATTGCAATTAATTTTATATTAG